From Scomber scombrus chromosome 21, fScoSco1.1, whole genome shotgun sequence, one genomic window encodes:
- the LOC134003529 gene encoding C1q-related factor-like, producing MLVLVLVVLIPVLVSSVGTGGIDDSASHYEMLGTCRMVCDPFPSTGTTGTGVHPGTDTATTGLQVDNEAGLSDHSIGPPLPTYSAHGSHGKSGRPGKPGPPGPPGEPGPPGPKGPPGDSVDIVRTGILGLGGKGAVSTTTYNTTPRVAFYAGLRNPQEGYDILRFDDVVTNIGGNYEGATGKFTCKIPGTYFFIYNVLMRGGDGTSMWADLIKNGLVRASAIAQDQDQSYDYASNSVILHLDAGDEVFIKLDGGKAHGGNSNKYSTFSGFILYAD from the exons ATGCTGGTCCTGGTTTTGGTGGTCCTCATCCCTGTGCTGGTCAGCTCTGTTGGCACAGGTGGCATAGATGACAGCGCAAGCCACTATGAGATGCTGGGTACCTGCCGCATGGTTTGTGATCCCTTCCCCAGCACGGGTACAACGGGCACAGGTGTGCACCCGGGCACAGATACAGCAACCACAGGCCTACAGGTGGACAACGAGGCAGGTCTGAGTGATCACAGCATCGGCCCACCGCTACCTACTTACAGTGCTCATGGCTCACATGGAAAATCAGGACGTCCGGGCAAGCCTGGACCACCAGGACCTCCTGGAGAGCCAGGCCCACCAGGACCTAAGGGACCACCAGGAGATAGTGTGGATATAGTCCGGACTGGGATACTAGGTTTAGGGGGTAAAGGGGCAGTTAGCACCACCACCTACAACACCACGCCTcgggtggcattttatgcaggACTACGAAACCCTCAAGAAGGTTATGACATTCTGCGGTTTGATGACGTGGTGACTAACATTGGTGGTAACTATGAGGGCGCGACGGGCAAGTTCACCTGTAAGATCCCTGGCACCTACTTTTTCATCTACAATGTGCTGATGAGGGGAGGAGATGGCACCAGCATGTGGGCTGACCTGATCAAGAATGGTCTG GTGAGGGCCAGCGCCATTGCCCAAGACCAGGACCAGAGCTATGACTACGCCAGCAACAGTGTCATCCTTCATTTGGATGCAGGCGATGAGGTTTTCATAAAACTGGATGGGGGCAAGGCTCATGGGGGCAACAGCAACAAATATAGCACCTTCTCAGGGTTCATCCTATATGCCGACTGA
- the LOC134003527 gene encoding vinculin, with protein sequence MPVFHTKTIESILEPVAQQISHLVIMHEEGEVDGKAIPDLTAPVAAVQAAVSNLVRVGKDTVQTTEDQIMKRDMPPAFIKVENACTKLVQAASMLKADPYSVPARDYLIDGSRGILSGTSDLLLTFDEAEVRKIIRVCKGILEYLTVAEVVESMEDLITYTKNLGPGMTKMAKMIDERQQELTHQEHRVMLVNSMNTVKELLPILISGIKIFVTTKTSGSQGVEEALKNRNFTFEKMSAEINEIIRVLQLTSWDEDAWANKDTEAMKRALGLIDSKIAQAKNWLRDPNAQPGDAGEQAIRQILDEAGKVGELCAGKERRDILGTAKTLGQMTDQVSEMRARGQGASPAAMQKAQQVSQGLDVLTGKVENAARKLEAMTNSKQAIAKRIDAAQNWLADPNGGPEGEENIKAVLTEARKIADMSEDPKERDDILRSIGEIAAMTAKLSDLRRQGKGDTPEARALAKQIATALQNLQSKTNKAVANSRPAKAAVHLEGKIEQAQRWIDNPTVDDSGVGQAAIRGLVAEGRRLANALPGPYRQELLGKCEQVEQLMAQLADLAARGEGDSPQARAVAQQLQEALKDLKGKMQEAMTQEVSDIFSDTTTPIKLLGVAATAPLDAPNRDEVFDERAANFEHHANKLGTTAEKAAAVGTANKSTVEGIQAAVKSTRDLTPQVVSAARILLRNPGNQAAYEHFETMKNQWIDNVEKMTGLVDEAIDTKSLLDASEEAIKKDLDKCRVAMANHQPQMLVAGATSIARRANRILLVAKREVENSEDPKFREVVKAASDELSQTISPMVMDAKAVAGNIQDPSLQKGFLDSGYKILGAVAKVREAFQPQEPDFPPPPPELDQLNLNDEAAPPKPPLPEGEVPPPRPPPPEEKDEEFPEQKAGDMVNEPMMVAARQLHDEARKWSSKGNDIIGAAKRMALLMAEMSRLVRGGSGNKRALIQCAKDIAKASDEVTRLAKEVAKQCTDKRIRTNLLQVCERIPTISTQLKILSTVKATMLGRTNISEEESEQATEMLVHNAQNLMQSVKETVREAEAASIKIRTDAGFTLHWVRKTPWYQ encoded by the exons ATGCCGGTTTTTCACACGAAGACGATAGAAAGTATCCTGGAGCCGGTGGCTCAGCAGATATCCCATCTGGTGATAATGCACGAAGAAGGTGAAGTTGACGGGAAAGCTATTCCAGATCTGACGGCGCCTGTCGCTGCCGTACAGGCGGCTGTTAGCAACCTTGTTCGA GTGGGGAAGGACACTGTACAAACCACAGAGGATCAGATCATGAAAAGGGACATGCCACCAGCTTTTATCAA AGTGGAGAATGCATGCACTAAGCTGGTGCAGGCTGCCTCTATGCTGAAAGCCGATCCATACTCTGTTCCTGCTCGGGATTACCTCATCGATGGCTCCCGAGGTATCCTCTCTGGAACATCTGACCTGCTCCTGACCTTTGATGAGGCAGag GTTCGCAAAATAATCCGTGTGTGCAAAGGCATCCTGGAGTACCTGACCGTGGCAGAGGTGGTGGAGTCTATGGAGGACTTGatcacatacacaaaaaatcTTGGACCAG GTATGACAAAGATGGCAAAGATGATAGATGAGCGACAGCAGGAGCTGACACACCAGGAGCACCGCGTGATGCTTGTCAACTCCATGAACACAGTCAAAGAGCTGCTGCCCATCCTCATCTCAG GTATCAAAATATTTGTGACAACCAAGACATCTGGCAGCCAGGGAGTAGAGGAGGCCTTGAAGAACCGTAACTTCACTTTTGAGAAGATGAGTGCAGAGATCAACGAGATCATTAGAGTGCTGCAGCTTACGTCCTGGGACGAAGATGCCTGGGCCAACAAG GACACAGAGGCCATGAAGAGAGCTCTGGGGCTCATTGACTCGAAGATTGCCCAGGCTAAGAACTGGCTGAGGGATCCAAATGCTCAACCAG GAGATGCAGGCGAGCAGGCCATCCGACAGATTCTTGATGAAGCTGGGAAAGTTGGTGAACTGTGTGCAGGGAAGGAACGCAGAGATATTCTGGGAACAGCCAAGACCCTGGGCCAGATGACTGACCAGGTGTCTGAAATGAGGGCCAG AGGTCAGGGGGCGTCCCCAGCTGCAATGCAGAAGGCCCAGCAAGTTTCCCAAGGACTTGACGTTCTCACAGGCAAGGTGGAAAATGCTGCCCGTAAGCTGGAGGCCATGACTAACTCCAAGCAGGCCATCGCTAAAAGGATCGATGCTGCACAG AACTGGCTGGCGGACCCTAATGGAGGtccagagggagaggagaacaTCAAAGCTGTCCTCACTGAGGCCAGAAAGATTGCAGACATGTCTGAGGATCCCAAAGAAAGAGATGACATCTTGCGCTCTATTGGAGAGATTGCGGCAATGACTGCCAAATTGTCTGATCTCAGAAGACA GGGTAAAGGTGACACTCCTGAGGCCAGAGCTCTTGCTAAACAGATCGCCACAGCTCTGCAGAACTTGCAGTCCAAGACTAACAAAGCTGTGGCCAACAGCAGGCCTGCAAAGGCAGCTGTTCACTTGGAAGGAAAGATTGAGCAGGCCCAGCGCTGGATTGACAATCCCACCGTGGATGACAGTGGTGTGG GCCAGGCAGCTATCCGTGGGCTTGTTGCAGAGGGCCGCAGGCTGGCCAATGCTCTCCCAGGCCCGTACAGGCAGGAGTTGCTGGGTAAATGTGAGCAGGTGGAGCAGCTCATGGCCCAGCTGGCTGACCTGGCTGCCCGTGGTGAAGGGGACTCCCCTCAGGCACGTGCTGTGGCTCAGCAGCTCCAGGAGGCATTGAAA GACCTGAAAGGAAAAATGCAAGAGGCAATGACGCAGGAGGTGTCAGACATCTTCAGTGACACCACCACACCTATCAAGTTACTGGGAGTGGCTGCTACTGCCCCACTGGACGCCCCCAACAGGGATGAG GTCTTTGATGAAAGGGCTGCCAACTTTGAGCACCATGCCAATAAGCTTGGCACCACAGCAGAGAAGGCTGCTGCTGTCGGAACTGCCAACAAGAGCACAGTAGAGGGAATCCAGGCTGCTGTCAAGTCAACAAGAGACTTAACACCACAA GTGGTTTCTGCTGCTCGTATCCTGCTGAGAAATCCCGGTAATCAAGCTGCATATGAACATTTTGAGACAATGAAGAATCAATGGATTGACAATGTGGAGAAAATGACAG GTTTGGTGGATGAGGCCATCGATACCAAATCTCTGCTGGATGCATCAGAGGAGGCCATCAAGAAGGACCTGGATAAATGCCGTGTGGCCATGGCCAATCACCAACCTCAGATGCTGGTGGCTGGTGCCACCAGCATTGCCCGCAGGGCCAACCGAATCCTCCTGGTGGCAAAGCGAGAGGTGGAGAACTCTGAGGATCCTAAATTCCGGGAAGTGGTGAAGGCTGCATCTGATGAACTGAGCCAAACAATCTCTCCCATGGTGATGGATGCAAAAGCAGTGGCAGGAAATATCCAGGATCCAA GTCTTCAGAAGGGCTTTCTGGACTCAGGTTATAAGATTCTTGGTGCTGTGGCAAAGGTCAGGGAGGCCTTCCAGCCTCAGGAGCCAGACttcccaccacctcctccagaacTGGATCAGCTTAAT CTTAATGATGAAGCAGCACCACCCAAGCCTCCTCTTCCTGAGGGTGAAGTTCCTCCCCCCAGACCTCCTCCCCCagaggagaaagatgaagagTTCCCTGAGCAGAAGGCCGGTGATATGGTTAATGAGCCCATGATGGTGGCTGCCAGGCAGCTCCACGATGAAGCCCGCAAATGGTCCAGCAAA GGAAATGACATCATTGGTGCAGCCAAGCGAATGGCCTTGCTTATGGCTGAAATGTCCCGTCTGGTGCGCGGAGGCAGTGGAAACAAGCGTGCCCTTATCCAGTGCGCCAAGGACATTGCTAAGGCTTCTGATGAA